In Isachenkonia alkalipeptolytica, the sequence GGCGATCATTTCGTTTAATGTCATCGGTAATAAGCTAACTTGATCTTTATGCTCACCTTGAATATAGCGGGACATCGAACCACCTCGTTTTCTTTCTATTATATCATATAACCATTGATAATACAGGGTTTTAGGGTGGTAATACTAATGTTTTATTGATTTGTTTTTACGCAACCTGCCGTCCCCTTTGTGTTGTCTAGTTTACGCCGTTTTTGGGTATAAATGATATAGAGGAACCCTCAACAGGGAGGGCTTCCCGGCATGTAAAATCCTTCCTTAGGAGATGAATGAAAATGAACAAAAAAGTCGGTTTTGGGATGGTCGGCGGGTTCCTGGGCTTATTCCTTGGACTGTTCGCCGGGGCTTATTTGGGTATGGTTATTGGCGGAACCTTCTTTGGTTGGCTGGAATTTTCGAATTATCCCGGGTTAACGGGCTACGAGTTGGGAACCTACGTCGGGGGATTCCTCGGTATATTGATTGCAACACCCCTGGGTAGCATCATCGGTGTCCGGCGGGGGGGCAAAACCTAAAAATAATATGCAATGATCCACATTGCTTCTTTACAGCTTTTTAACACTGCCTTAACCGCTCCTTTCTCCTGGCTAAGCTTTTTCAACCACGTTTTACGGTCGTAAAAGTCTTTTTCATATGTTATAATTTTGAAAGTACTATGAAAATTTTCATATTAATAAGACAGGGGTGATTTCACTTGAAAATAATCAAAGGGTTGTACATCGGTATTTTGCTTTTTTTAAACACCGCTCTTATTGGCCTGGAGCTATATAAAAATACGATCCGGGACCAGTGGGCAGAGGGCTCCGTCATTGGGGAGGAAGCCTATTATCAACTGCAACAGCTCCATGGCGTTACGAACTTTATCACATTGTTGCTCACTTTCCTGATTCTGGGCGGCGCGTTGGGACTGGTGCTTTGGAAGAAGAAAGAGCTTATCAAACCCCAGATCATCGCCACCTTGGGCATCTCCCTACTCTTTTATGTTACAGCCCTGATTACGGCGCTGATCACCGACGCTCCCCGGGGAAATCTTTCTCAGCACGTTCATTCCATGACCGGAGCCGTGGCAGTCATCCTGATTTTTTTACTGATTTCCAGGTACTTTAATCGAAATGAGCGAAAAGTTCGCGGGTTGATACACTAAATCATCGAAACAAAGGGTCCCTATGGGACCCTTTTCTTATATTTTTTCTCAGCAATCCTTTTTTTCTTCCTTTTCACGTAAGCGCCCTGAAAAAGAGTTCACCGGAGGGCTACTGGGATGGATAAAAAAAGGTCTTCCTGGGTATAATTTAGATATATCCTTAATGAAAGTTCATCAGGGGTATTTCCATTGATTCCAAGACCACCGGAGATTTAAGGAGGAGACCTATGAAAGAACCCAAGCGCTACCTGTTAAAATTGACGTTACTGATGATCCTTCCGATCCTTGTCAGTGAATATTTGTTTCGAACAAGAATGATCGATGTGCTGCAGTGGATCATCGAAAATCCCATTCTTTTTTTGATAAATCTTACCTTGCTGGTTACCCTGGCCCTGATGCTGGGTTTGATCTTCCGTAAACTCTATCGGGGAGTTTTGTTTGTTTTTGTCCTAAGTATGATCCTGGGCATTGTCAACGCCAATAAGGTCACCCTTAGAAATGTACCCTTTCAATTGAATGATCTTTTACTGGTTCGGGAGTTATTGGTCCTGACTTCGGATTTAATAACCCCCTTTTCCATCGCCCTTGGGATTTTGGCAATACCGGTGATTTATGGTTTATACCGGCTGATAAAGAAATGGTTCGGCGACAGTCCCTTCAGTAATAGGAAAACCACCGCCCTTTTGGCAGCGGCAGTGTGTTTCGGGATCTTACTGCTTGGACAGGGCCTTTACGCCGAGGCTTATGGACCCTGGCAACTGGGCTTTATCTATTCTCTTCCCAGAGCCGTGGTGGATGAGGAACCGGATACCCCAATGGCCACAGATCCCAAGGACCTAAATGAGCTGGCGGATCGATTGCTGGGGGAAAAGGATGAAAGGGAGGGTGCCCCGCCCCGGGAACTTGAGGACCCCCATCCCAACGTGATTATTTTCATGAGCGAAGCCTTTTGGGATATTAATCTGCTGGATGGGAACTTCACCCCGAACCCCATTGAAAACTTCGAGAACTTAAGAGAAGAAAGCATCCATGGAGAAGTGTACGTCCCGGTGTTTGGCGGAGGTACGGCGAATACGGAATTCGAGGTCTTAACCGGCATCAGTCTTAAAACCTACCCCGCGGACTGGCATGTGGTCTACCGCCATGATATCCACGAACCCGTGCCCTCTCTGGCTTCAATCTTTAAAGAAAAGGGGTACCGAACCGAAGCCCTGCATCCCTTCTTTCAGTGGTATTACCAAAGAGATGAGGTGCTTCCCCTGCTGGGATTCCAGCATTTTACCGCCCTGGAGGATTTAGAGGATCCCCCTACCTTAGGACCCTTTGTCTCCGATGATTATGTAACCGATCGGCTGATTGAACAAATCGAAGCCTCGGAGGAACCGCTTTTCAATTACACCTTGACCATGCAAAACCATGCCCCTTACCATGCACCCCGGGGGGAGCCGGTAATTGATTTCGACCACTACTTAAATGAACGCCAGGAAAACATGCTGCAAAACTATGCCAACGGCCTGTATTATTCCGATCAGGCCCTAAAACGACTGGTGGATTATCTGAGGGACTCCGACGAGCCGACGCTTTTGTTGTTTTTCGGAGATCACCTCCCGATGTTTGGCGGGGATTTCGATGTGTACCGGGAAATGGGCTTTATCGACGATGAAACCCCGGAGGAACTAAAGGATGATTTAAGGCTGCATACCGTCCCTTACATCCTTTGGGCGAACTATCCCTTGGAAAAAGAAGAGCCGCCTTTACAAAACGCTACGGTCCTGCCTCTATTAGTTCTGGAACAGGCCGGCATGGAAAAGCCCCTGCACTTGCAACTGGTACGGGAAATCCATAACCGGGCACCCTTAATCCAAAACAACCACTATACCGATGGGGAAGGCAACCGCTATGATGCTGACAGCGAAGAATACCAAAGGATTATTGAATGGTATCGGATAATTAGAGACGAATTGATCGAAGAACGGCGGTAATCTTCAATCAAAAAAAGTCCCTACAATGATTTGTTATTGTAGGGGCTTTCTTTTTGTGGATTGCACCCAGGGTTACGCCGAAACTACACCCGGGTTTATAATGGATTCAAGAATACTCGTGACTTTCGTAATGTTTACAGGGCAAGTGGGAGTCATGGAGAATAATTTTCAACTCCCCCCTGCTGTTTTTCGTATAGGCAAAGGAATATTCCACCTTAAGCTCTTCCTTTGCCGATTCCGAGGTGAAAAAGTAATTTCCCATGGTCAGGGCCGTATTGCCGATGATTTTTATGCCGACGGTTTCCCATCGGACGTTACACCAGGGTTTGATGGCGAAGCCGTGATCTTCCGGGTAATTTTCATCCCCTCCTATAAAGTAGGATAGGGCCCCGGAAAAATCTCTTCTGAATTGTTTGTCCGCCGCCAGTGTGGGCTTAAACAGTACGCTGCCTTCCTGATAATTGTAAAAATGTTTGATATGTTCTTTCGCTGCGGTTTTGTAATCCCCGCCGGCGGAATATACTTTTCCTATGGCCACAATCCCCTCGCCCCAGGCCTTTTGCTTATCCAATACTTCCTGCTTGGTGATCGTTTTTTTTGTGGTTTTGAACTTCGTTTTCCCTGCTTTAACCTTCATACAGTTGATCAAGCTCCTTTATGTAAATATTCACCGCTTTGTTATCCGGCCTCCGGTGATCCTTCGTTAATAAGCCTACTTTTTTATTATAGCATACTAGCCCTTGGTAAATCAGGTTTTGTTGCCGATTCCTTTCCAACTTATCGCTATACTGCTAGCCAGTCTGCCCTCACTTAGTGGGCTTATGATGGGTTAGTAAAATCATAATGGGTACAAATGAATAAGAACAAATCGTGGAAAAACATAAGTTGGCGACGGTAAAACAACCTTAGAAAGGAGCGAAAAAAATGGCAGTGAACAGGCTCGAAAGCAAGTATCTGACCTTGGAAGAAGGAATTGAGATGCACTACGTGGAAAAGGGGGAAGGGGATCCGATGGTGCTCATTCCCGGGTTAACCTTTTCCTGGGAGATTTTCAACGCACAAATCCATTATTTTTCAAAGAATTACCGGGTCATTGCCATCGATCCCAGAAGTCAGGGCTTATCCACCAAAACCGTGCATGGTAACGACTATTTAACCCACGGGAAGGACCTGGCAAAACTCATTGAAGCACTGGAACTGGAAAACATCCTATTGGTGGGATGGTCTACCGGAAATCTTGATGCCTGGGGGTATTTAAAGCAGTACGGTACCGCCAAAGTACAAGCCGTAGTTACCATTGATATGTCCCCAAGACCTTTGTCGCCGAATGCCGATGATTGGACGGAGGCCAGCATCGAAGAACTTCGTACCGTTGTATCCGAGATCTTCATCAGCCCGGAAGGAACAAGAGACTTCTTTTCCGACTACACCAAAGAAGTGATGCTACAGCAGCCTCCCGATCCCGAAGAGCTGGAATTTATTTTGGATCTTTCTGCGAAAACCCCTTACTACGTTTGCAGCGCCCTGTTTACCAATGCGGTTTTTTCAGATTTCACCGACACGGTAAAGAAGGTCTCGGAAAACGTCCCTTCTCTAATGTTTATTGCAGAGCATTGGGCGGATGTGGCAGAGCCCTATATGAAAAAGATCTCCCCGAAAACCCAAAACATCGTTATGGGCGGACATTTAATGTTTTATGAATCCCCGGAAAAATGGAATAAGGCGTTGGAAAAGTTTTTAAAGGAGGGGAAATAATTCAAAAATCCAATGACAATCACAAAATCCATTAAACTTTTCAATTTCTCTTATGCTACATTTCTTACTATACTATATAATTAAGACAAAATATTAACAAGAGGAGTGAAGTAAATGAGACCAAGTTTGATGGAAAAAGTAGAAGAACAACGGGGCGTCAACTCCGTAAAAATTAAGGAAGCCAGTGAACAGGGAAAAAAAGTGGTGGGGACCTACTGTGTATTCTCCCCCCATGAAATTGCCATGGCCGCCGATGCCATTCCCGTAACCCTTTGCGGTACCA encodes:
- a CDS encoding DUF1751 domain-containing protein; this translates as MKIIKGLYIGILLFLNTALIGLELYKNTIRDQWAEGSVIGEEAYYQLQQLHGVTNFITLLLTFLILGGALGLVLWKKKELIKPQIIATLGISLLFYVTALITALITDAPRGNLSQHVHSMTGAVAVILIFLLISRYFNRNERKVRGLIH
- a CDS encoding LTA synthase family protein codes for the protein MKEPKRYLLKLTLLMILPILVSEYLFRTRMIDVLQWIIENPILFLINLTLLVTLALMLGLIFRKLYRGVLFVFVLSMILGIVNANKVTLRNVPFQLNDLLLVRELLVLTSDLITPFSIALGILAIPVIYGLYRLIKKWFGDSPFSNRKTTALLAAAVCFGILLLGQGLYAEAYGPWQLGFIYSLPRAVVDEEPDTPMATDPKDLNELADRLLGEKDEREGAPPRELEDPHPNVIIFMSEAFWDINLLDGNFTPNPIENFENLREESIHGEVYVPVFGGGTANTEFEVLTGISLKTYPADWHVVYRHDIHEPVPSLASIFKEKGYRTEALHPFFQWYYQRDEVLPLLGFQHFTALEDLEDPPTLGPFVSDDYVTDRLIEQIEASEEPLFNYTLTMQNHAPYHAPRGEPVIDFDHYLNERQENMLQNYANGLYYSDQALKRLVDYLRDSDEPTLLLFFGDHLPMFGGDFDVYREMGFIDDETPEELKDDLRLHTVPYILWANYPLEKEEPPLQNATVLPLLVLEQAGMEKPLHLQLVREIHNRAPLIQNNHYTDGEGNRYDADSEEYQRIIEWYRIIRDELIEERR
- a CDS encoding phosphoribosyl-AMP cyclohydrolase, translating into MKVKAGKTKFKTTKKTITKQEVLDKQKAWGEGIVAIGKVYSAGGDYKTAAKEHIKHFYNYQEGSVLFKPTLAADKQFRRDFSGALSYFIGGDENYPEDHGFAIKPWCNVRWETVGIKIIGNTALTMGNYFFTSESAKEELKVEYSFAYTKNSRGELKIILHDSHLPCKHYESHEYS
- a CDS encoding alpha/beta fold hydrolase, producing MAVNRLESKYLTLEEGIEMHYVEKGEGDPMVLIPGLTFSWEIFNAQIHYFSKNYRVIAIDPRSQGLSTKTVHGNDYLTHGKDLAKLIEALELENILLVGWSTGNLDAWGYLKQYGTAKVQAVVTIDMSPRPLSPNADDWTEASIEELRTVVSEIFISPEGTRDFFSDYTKEVMLQQPPDPEELEFILDLSAKTPYYVCSALFTNAVFSDFTDTVKKVSENVPSLMFIAEHWADVAEPYMKKISPKTQNIVMGGHLMFYESPEKWNKALEKFLKEGK